The Humulus lupulus chromosome 3, drHumLupu1.1, whole genome shotgun sequence genome window below encodes:
- the LOC133824664 gene encoding COBRA-like protein 10, whose translation MKLVPPLLFEAIFLALLFVFHPCSGQYSDDGAKAAALPPAVEDCNGIFVSYTFISREKEYPRLKNVSAQSWAFKSEVAVINAGLEELQAWKVFVGFQHREILVSADGGVVVNGGDFPVDVGNGTYLSGYPMTDLKTSIDTAGDLTQIQATIKITGTMFGLRPKAIPMPKTIRLENDGFKCHAPHFQGTRSMYVCCKPDPKYKARKAKKTKFLPRRNSDLSLTYDIIQAYGGSYLAQVTMENNHPLGRLDHWNLTWEWTRGEFIFNMRGAYTHTRDFSECIYGPAGNYYKDLDFSQVMNCDKKPIIADLPAERAQDEKVGKLPFCCRNGSLLPPLMDINKAKSIFQLQVYKLPPDVSNRTAIYPPQKWQIDGVLNPEYKCGAPIRVDPSEFPDPSGLQSVTYAIASWQVGCNITRPKPKQSRCCVSFSSYYNDSVVPCNTCACGCSEDPQNIAGTCDPEKPPLLLPAEALLVPFANRSEKARAWARLRHLPVPKKLPCSDNCGVSLNWHINSDYRSGWTARITLFNWKPDPFEDWFAAVQMKKAYPGYENVYSFNGTKLSMNNTIFFQGLKGLNFLMGETNGSNPKTDPRVPGKQQSVISFLKKNTPGINIRGGDGFPAKVFFNGEECEIPKSFPTGNSGHKAAVIGLLPILLVCVLTFVMMIDHDHGCH comes from the exons ATGAAACTAGTGCCACCATTACTCTTTGAGGCAATATTTCTAGCTCTACTCTTTGTCTTCCACCCATGTTCCGGCCAGTACTCCGACGACGGAGCTAAGGCAGCGGCTCTGCCCCCGGCCGTGGAGGACTGTAATGGGATTTTCGTATCGTACACGTTTATTTCGAGGGAGAAGGAATATCCGCGCCTTAAAAACGTGTCGGCTCAGTCTTGGGCGTTCAAGTCGGAGGTTGCCGTGATCAACGCCGGGCTGGAAGAGCTCCAGGCGTGGAAGGTGTTTGTTGGGTTTCAGCACCGTGAGATTTTGGTCTCCGCCGATGGTGGTGTTGTCGTGAACGGGGGAGATTTTCCGGTGGATGTTGGTAATGGGACTTACTTGTCGGGTTACCCAATGACTGATTTGAAAACCTCCATTGATACAGCTGGGGACCTTACGCAGATACAGGCGACGATTAAAATCACTGGCACAATGTTTGGGCTTCGACCTAAAGCTATTCCCATGCCCAAAACAATTAGGCTTGAGAATGATGGGTTCAAGTGTCATGCTCCTCATTTTCAAG GGACAAGATCCATGTACGTATGTTGTAAACCAGATCCAAAATACAAAGCGAGGAAAGCCAAAAAGACAAAGTTCTTGCCTCGTCGAAACAGCGACCTCTCCCTCACATACGACATAATCCAAGCCTACGGCGGGAGCTACCTAGCCCAAGTCACCATGGAAAACAACCACCCTCTCGGTCGTCTCGACCACTGGAACTTAACTTGGGAATGGACCAGAGGAGAGTTCATCTTCAACATGAGAGGAGCTTACACCCACACCAGAGACTTCTCTGAATGCATCTATGGCCCCGCCGGAAACTACTACAAGGACTTGGATTTCTCCCAAGTCATGAACTGTGACAAAAAACCCATCATCGCCGACCTCCCGGCCGAGCGAGCTCAGGACGAGAAAGTAGGAAAACTGCCCTTCTGTTGCAGAAACGGTAGCTTGCTTCCGCCATTGATGGACATAAACAAAGCAAAATCCATCTTTCAGTTACAGGTCTACAAGCTCCCACCGGACGTGAGCAACCGAACTGCGATATACCCACCTCAAAAATGGCAGATCGACGGCGTATTGAACCCGGAATACAAATGCGGTGCGCCGATTCGGGTCGACCCGAGTGAGTTTCCCGATCCGAGTGGCCTTCAATCGGTCACCTACGCCATAGCTAGTTGGCAAGTCGGCTGCAACATAACTCGACCCAAGCCCAAGCAATCCCGGTGCTGCGTCTCGTTCTCGTCTTACTACAACGACTCTGTGGTCCCCTGCAACACATGCGCGTGTGGATGTTCAGAAGATCCACAAAACATAGCCGGAACATGCGACCCTGAAAAGCCCCCGCTGCTTCTTCCGGCGGAGGCTCTTCTGGTTCCATTTGCGAACAGGTCGGAGAAAGCTAGAGCTTGGGCTAGGCTGAGACACTTGCCGGTGCCCAAAAAGTTGCCATGTTCCGATAACTGTGGGGTCAGTCTAAACTGGCATATAAACTCGGATTACAGGAGTGGATGGACGGCCAGGATCACTCTCTTCAACTGGAAACCCGACCCGTTTGAGGACTGGTTTGCGGCGGTTCAGATGAAGAAAGCTTACCCTGGTTACGAAAATGTCTACTCCTTTAATGGAACAAAGCTTTCCATGAACAACACCATTTTCTTCCAGGGGTTGAAGGGTTTGAATTTCTTGATGGGCGAGACCAACGGGTCGAACCCCAAAACCGACCCGCGAGTCCCGGGTAAGCAGCAGTCGGTGATCTCTTTTCTGAAGAAGAACACTCCCGGGATTAATATCCGCGGCGGCGATGGGTTTCCGGCGAAGGTGTTTTTCAACGGCGAAGAGTGCGAGATTCCGAAAAGTTTTCCGACTGGAAATTCCGGCCATAAAGCCGCCGTTATTGGGCTCTTGCCGATTTTGCTTGTTTGTGTGTTGACTTTTGTGATGATGATTGACCATGACCATGGCTgccattaa
- the LOC133825790 gene encoding uncharacterized protein LOC133825790 has translation MVCQKQPKVVFLCETLCKKDRVEWLRVSLGFEGCFAVDCMGHSGGVAMLWRFKEEASLLSYGHNHVDMEMSLDGHPRFRLTGFYGEPNRHLREDSWRKLRQLASASSLPWCLMGNLNNVLSNRDKRGGRPYPSWLINGFQETLLECSLVDMDLVGHQFTWERGRGSYNWVEVRLDRALVSESWLSLFVNARLHNLGPSISDHAPLWLSLDFGKRTPYTYRFRFENAWARDPLCRQIVQDGWGIPHSFSLTRKIKCCSTALAEWGRDINGKFKHKIARFKAILKVTQARRDESSVRYYKETQALLFETLSQQEIFWRQRSKQLWLQAGDLNTKYFHASANKRRRRNQVVSLKDENGLLRDWDSGLEKVMVDYFQNLFFASCTNWGRILDCVPTSISEDINLDLIKPVEPEEVKQALFQMHPDKSPGPDGFSPGFYQKFWDIVGEDIVCMVQEFFTTGYFPTHLSETHIVLIPKKSAPDSMGDLRPIALCKVVYKVVSKVMVNRLKTVLTMVISETQSAFVPGRLITDNIMVAFEVMHYLKRKGSGRDGFMALKLDMSKAYDRIEWGFLEAMMKKMGFGDHWVSLVMKCVSLVSYKIAIAGRELGPIVPSRGLRQGDPLSSYLFILCAEGFSALISKFVGDGKISGCKVAREAPVISHMLFAEDSYLFCRATMEEATHIKDILHYYQLASGQQINFLKSSVFFSTNTTLAMHQSLCTYLNISEAGPSSMYLGLPNTLGRNKSALLGFIKDKMRKKIEQWEGRFLSKAGKEILLKTVAQALPSYAMNVFLLPLGLCNDMEKLMCRYWWHSSSSGGRGVHWKKWEKLTVHKMKGGMGFRDLHDFNRSLLCKQGWRLINNPHSLVARLFKARYYKSGNFLDSKLGSNPSYIWRSVWEMRDLLKGAARCRVGNGESTMIQTDPWLNDAEYPWVISVHPALIGAKVSSLMQSDGIGWDVEVVNDLFNARDARCILSIPICPNRPIDNWVWSLEPSGFFTVKSCYKHLQLLKHGDALDLDKSFWKCLWQAKVPPKVKDLVWRASTGCLPTNFQLHMRHIGVDLKCPLCQSDSETTVHSLVSCTSVWPCWSRLEFRVTPPASESFATWLRANLDGKNEDQRAKIFMLCWAVWQRRNERVWRNKRGLIYGILLMADTTLQAWSQAQDRDVAPLPNLLTPADGRAIWCKPPLGSLKLNVDAAFFSEAATHSFAGIVRDHTGAFVEAFSCCRMGAVAPELGEAMGVWEALSWIKRRKLVQVAVETDSLMVVQALRSRISMASYFGCVIDECKQLWKDLSSVLLIL, from the coding sequence ATGGTGTGTCAAAAGCAGCCCAAAGTAGTATTCTTATGTGAAACGTTGTGTAAAAAGGATAGGGTGGAGTGGCTTAGAGTATCTCTCGGCTTTGAGGGGTGCTTTGCGGTTGATTGTATGGGTCACAGTGGGGGTGTTGCGATGCTTTGGAGATTCAAGGAGGAAGCTTCTCTTCTTAGTTATGGGCATAATCATGTGGACATGGAGATGAGTTTGGATGGTCATCCTAGATTTCGGTTAACGGGCTTCTATGGAGAACCAAATCGTCACTTGAGGGAGGACTCTTGGAGGAAACTTCGTCAACTTGCAAGTGCTTCTTCATTACCTTGGTGCTTGATGGGTAACTTGAACAATGTTCTTTCAAATAGAGATAAGAGGGGTGGGCGACCATACCCCTCTTGGTTGATTAATGGTTTTCAGGAGACCCTTTTGGAGTGTAGTTTGGTTGATATGGACCTGGTTGGGCATCAGTTTACTTGGGAGAGAGGGCGTGGCTCTTATAACTGGGTGGAGGTTCGTTTAGATAGAGCTCTGGTGTCTGAAAGCTGGTTGTCTTTATTTGTTAATGCGAGACTGCATAATCTTGGTCCTTCTATTTCAGATCATGCTCCTTTATGGTTGAGTTTGGACTTCGGAAAAAGAACGCCTTACACTTACCGCTTTAGATTTGAGAACGCTTGGGCTAGAGATCCTCTCTGTAGACAGATAGTGCAAGACGGTTGGGGGATTCCCCATTCTTTTTCTCTGACTCGGAAGATTAAGTGTTGTAGTACCGCTTTAGCGGAATGGGGGCGGGATATTAATGGAAAATTTAAACATAAAATAGCTCGATTTAAAGCTATCTTGAAGGTGACCCAAGCAAGACGTGATGAGTCTTCAGTTCGATACTATAAGGAGACTCAAGCCTTATTGTTCGAAACTCTCTCTCAGCAGGAAATCTTTTGGCGTCAAAGGTCAAAGCAGTTGTGGCTTCAGGCTGGGGACCTCAATACCAAGTACTTCCATGCATCCGCCAACAAGAGAAGAAGGAGGAATCAGGTGGTATCGTTGAAGGATGAGAATGGATTGTTACGAGATTGGGACAGTGGTCTAGAGAAGGTCATGGTAGATTATTTCCAGAATTTATTTTTTGCCTCTTGTACAAACTGGGGTCGAATTTTGGATTGTGTACCCACATCAATTTCGGAGGATATAAATTTGGATCTCATAAAACCAGTTGAACCTGAAGAGGTGAAGCAAGCTCTTTTCCAAATGCACCCTGACAAATCGCCAGGGCCTGATGGTTTCTCCCCGGGCTTCTACCAAAAGTTCTGGGACATCGTTGGTGAGGATATAGTCTGCATGGTCCAGGAATTTTTTACCACTGGTTACTTCCCAACTCACCTTTCTGAGACTCATATTGTGCTCATTCCCAAGAAGTCAGCGCCAGATTCGATGGGGGATTTAAGACCGATAGCCCTTTGTAAGGTGGTCTATAAAGTGGTTTCGAAGGTGATGGTGAATAGATTGAAGACAGTGCTTACTATGGTGATCTCAGAAACGCAGAGTGCTTTTGTACCGGGACGGCTGATTACTGATAATATAATGGTGGCCTTTGAAGTCATGCATTATTTGAAGAGGAAAGGGTCAGGGAGAGATGGGTTTATGGCCTTAAAGCTCGATATGAGCAAGGCTTATGACAGAATCGAATGGGGATTTCTTGAAGCTATGATGAAGAAGATGGGTTTTGGAGATCATTGGGTGTCCTTAGTCATGAAATGTGTAAGCTTGGTTTCCTACAAGATTGCCATCGCAGGGAGGGAGCTGGGTCCTATTGTTCCTTCTAGAGGATTGCGACAAGGTGATCCTTTGTCATCCTATCTTTTTATTCTCTGCGCAGAAGGGTTTTCTGCTTTAATTTCCAAATTCGTTGGTGATGGTAAGATTTCAGGGTGTAAAGTTGCAAGAGAGGCTCCTGTGATCTCTCATATGCTGTTTGCAGAAGACAGTTATTTGTTCTGTAGAGCAACTATGGAGGAGGCGACTCATATTAAGGATATACTTCATTATTATCAGTTGGCTTCAGggcaacaaattaattttttgaagTCCTCTGTGTTCTTTAGCACGAATACCACTCTTGCTATGCATCAAAGTTTATGCACATATCTCAATATTTCTGAAGCTGGCCCATCAAGCATGTATTTGGGGCTTCCTAATACACTTGGTAGGAACAAATCTGCGTTGTTGGGTTTTATTAAAGACAAGATGAGGAAGAAAATAGAGCAGTGGGAGGGGCGTTTTTTATCTAAGGCAGGGAAGGAGATTTTGCTTAAAACGGTTGCCCAAGCGTTGCCCTCATATGCCATGAACGTGTTCTTGCTCCCTTTAGGCTTATGTAATGACATGGAGAAGCTAATGTGTCGGTACTGGTGGCACTCTTCATCAAGTGGAGGTAGAGGAGTTCATTGGAAGAAGTGGGAGAAGTTAACAGTACACAAGATGAAAGGGGGTATGGGGTTTAGAGATCTTCATGATTTCAATAGGTCTCTTTTGTGCAAACAGGGCTGGCGATTGATTAATAATCCTCACTCTTTGGTGGCACGTCTATTTAAGGCTCGCTATTACAAGTCTGGGAATTTTTTAGATTCTAAGCTAGGATCTAATCCTAGTTATATTTGGAGAAGTGTTTGGGAAATGAGGGATCTATTAAAAGGTGCAGCTCGTTGCCGTGTGGGTAATGGTGAGTCGACTATGATTCAGACGGACCCGTGGTTAAATGATGCTGAATACCCGTGGGTTATTTCGGTACACCCAGCTTTAATTGGGGCTAAGGTATCTTCTTTGATGCAATCAGATGGGATTGGGTGGGATGTAGAGGTGGTCAACGACCTTTTTAATGCCAGGGATGCAAGGTGCATTTTGAGTATACCCATTTGCCCAAATCGTCCTATTGACAACTGGGTTTGGTCTTTGGAGCCTTCGGGATTCTTTACAGTTAAAAGCTGCTATAAACATTTACAGTTGCTCAAACATGGAGATGCTTTAGATCTGGATAAATCTTTCTGGAAGTGCTTATGGCAAGCTAAAGTTCCCCCAAAAGTGAAGGACCTTGTTTGGAGAGCTTCCACGGGCTGTCTTCCTACAAACTTCCAGCTCCATATGCGTCATATTGGGGTCGATTTGAAGTGCCCTTTGTGCCAATCGGACAGTGAAACCACCGTGCACTCTTTGGTGAGTTGTACCAGTGTTTGGCCGTGCTGGAGCCGTCTGGAATTTCGTGTGACTCCTCCAGCTTCTGAGTCATTTGCAACTTGGTTGAGGGCGAATTTAGATGGGAAAAATGAAGATCAAAGAGCAAAGATTTTTATGCTCTGCTGGGCTGTGTGGCAGAGGCGAAATGAGCGGGTTTGGAGGAATAAAAGAGGTTTAATTTATGGAATTTTGCTCATGGCAGACACCACTTTGCAGGCATGGTCCCAAGCTCAAGATCGGGATGTTGCTCCCTTACCAAATTTGTTAACACCTGCTGATGGTCGTGCTATTTGGTGTAAGCCTCCCTTGGGGTCGTTGAAGCTTAATGTAGACGCAGCATTTTTTTCAGAGGCAGCAACCCATAGCTTTGCTGGTATTGTTCGGGACCACACTGGTGCTTTTGTGGAGGCGTTTTCTTGCTGTCGAATGGGGGCTGTGGCTCCAGAATTAGGTGAAGCAATGGGAGTATGGGAGGCGCTGAGTTGGATCAAGAGAAGAAAATTGGTGCAAGTTGCTGTTGAGACCGATAGTTTGATGGTTGTTCAAGCTTTACGGAGTCGCATATCCATGGCATCTTACTTTGGATGTGTGATAGATGAGTGTAAACAGCTTTGGAAGGATTTAAGTTCAGTTCTATTAATTTTGTAA
- the LOC133824665 gene encoding UDP-glycosyltransferase 91C1-like, with amino-acid sequence MDYQKKLSNDHIQLHIAVFPWLAQGHLIPFLRVSNFLAHKGHRISFISTPKNLRRLPNNFIPSNLSHLITLVELPLPPVDGLPDGAESTADLPIHKVPFLKKAFDELQPGLTQFLEGQVINWIVHDFACYWLPRVAGRLGIKLAYFSIVNASTMSFMGPPSELVSGYRSRPEDFTVVPKWWKEMPYEVTFKLHEMECHWDCMDSDVSDFQRLKEVVQGCHLLVTRTCPEFEPESLSLLKTLYKKPVLPIGLLPPSEPREDGDERWEVLKQWLNRKKDNSVVYIALGSELSLGQESMHELASGIEKSGLPFIWVINDRPMVEGRLGSDIIPSGFETRVSDRGLVWRGWAPQLGILAYPSIGGFLTHCGWSSVIEGLGFGRALILFPGGNSDIGLVARQLHNRGIGLEIPRDDRNGSFTSDSVAETIRRVMVDKDGEELRAQARGMRDIFGNVEMQNKHLNEFAEFLVRGTSSEL; translated from the coding sequence ATGGATTACCAGAAGAAGCTAAGCAACGATCATATTCAACTTCACATAGCAGTATTCCCATGGCTAGCTCAAGGCCACCTTATTCCATTTCTCCGAGTCTCCAACTTCTTAGCTCATAAGGGTCACCGTATTTCCTTCATTTCCACCCCAAAAAACCTCCGTCGTCTCCCAAATAATTTCATTCCCTCAAATCTTTCCCATCTCATAACCTTAGTTGAGCTGCCTCTGCCACCTGTGGACGGCTTACCTGATGGGGCTGAGTCAACCGCCGACTTACCCATTCACAAAGTCCCTTTCCTCAAGAAAGCCTTCGACGAGCTCCAACCCGGCTTGACTCAGTTTCTGGAAGGCCAAGTCATCAACTGGATCGTGCACGACTTCGCTTGTTACTGGCTACCCCGAGTTGCGGGTCGACTCGGGATCAAGTTGGCTTACTTTTCCATAGTAAACGCCTCAACGATGTCGTTTATGGGACCACCGTCGGAACTGGTGAGTGGTTACCGCAGCCGGCCGGAGGACTTCACGGTGGTCCCTAAGTGGTGGAAGGAAATGCCTTACGAGGTCACTTTTAAGTTGCACGAGATGGAGTGTCACTGGGACTGCATGGACTCCGATGTGTCGGATTTTCAGCGGTTAAAGGAGGTGGTTCAGGGCTGCCATCTCCTAGTCACCCGGACTTGCCCCGAGTTCGAACCTGAATCGCTGAGCCTTCTGAAGACTCTCTACAAGAAACCGGTTCTTCCGATTGGGCTGTTGCCACCGTCTGAACCTCGAGAAGATGGAGACGAGAGATGGGAAGTTCTGAAACAGTGGCTAAATCGCAAAAAAGATAACTCGGTGGTTTATATTGCACTTGGTTCGGAGTTAAGTCTGGGTCAAGAATCAATGCACGAGTTAGCGAGTGGGATAGAAAAATCTGGGTTGCCGTTTATTTGGGTGATTAACGATCGCCCGATGGTAGAAGGAAGATTGGGTTCGGATATAATTCCATCTGGTTTTGAAACCCGGGTGTCGGATCGTGGTTTGGTATGGAGGGGTTGGGCGCCCCAACTGGGGATCTTGGCTTACCCATCGATTGGCGGGTTCTTGACTCATTGCGGTTGGAGCTCAGTGATCGAGGGACTCGGGTTCGGACGGGCGTTGATTCTGTTTCCCGGTGGAAACTCAGATATCGGGTTGGTTGCGAGGCAGCTGCACAACAGGGGAATTGGGTTGGAAATTCCCCGAGATGATAGAAACGGGTCGTTTACTAGTGACTCCGTGGCTGAGACGATTAGGCGAGTCATGGTGGACAAGGATGGAGAAGAGCTCAGAGCACAGGCACGTGGCATGAGGGATATCTTCGGCAATGTGGAAATGCAGAACAAGCACTTGAACGAGTTTGCTGAGTTTCTTGTCAGGGGGACTTCCAGTGAATTGTAA
- the LOC133825791 gene encoding uncharacterized protein LOC133825791 translates to MDSPNSPNPYDNMSLEYIIIAECTDDHDDRYFKALVDGGSSTRKGRKRAHIDRGHVEGHQRLFDDYFYDEPVFDAVGRRGLSPLQKCTVAMRMLAYGTPADYVDEYVRIGETTAIECLVNFVRRVNDIFGTEYLRRPNAGDIRRLLQTGEVRDFLVMLGSIDCMHWEWKNCPVAWKDQFTRGDHGRQTIMLEVVASQDLWIWHAFFGVPGSNNDLYVLNQSPLFTDILQGQAPRVEFMINDTQYNKGYYLTDGIYTEWGTFVKTIPLPQGGKRKLFAQCQEAIHKDVERAFGVLQSRFAIARGPTHF, encoded by the exons ATGGATTCGCCAAATTCTCCGAATCCATACGACAATATGAGTCTAGAGTATATCATAATTGCAGAGTGTACTGACGATCATGATGATCGATATTTCAAAGCGCTCGTGGATGGGGGtagctcaacaagaaaaggaagaaagagagccCACATTGATAGGGGTCATGTAGAAGGACACCAACGTTTGTTCGATGACTACTTTTATGATGAACCGGT GTTTGATGCAGTCGGTAGAAGGGGGCTTTCGCCATTACAGAAGTGCACCGTTGCTATGCGAATGTTGGCATATGGAACGCCTGCCGattatgttgatgagtatgttcgaATTGGTGAAACCACTGCTATTGAATGTCTAGTCAATTTCGTTCGGAGAGTGAATGATATTTTTGGGACCGAATATTTAAGACGGCCCAATGCTGGGGACATTCGTCGCTTACTTCAAACGGGGGAGGTGCGTGATTTTCTAGTCATGTTGGGAAGCATTGATTGTATGCACTGGGAATGGAAAAATTGCCCAGTTGCATGGAAAGACCAATTCACGCGAGGTGATCACGGCAGACAAACAATCATGCTTGAAGTAGTTGCATCACAAGATCTTTGGATATGGCATGCATTTTTTGGTGTTCCAGGATCCAATAATGATCTCTACGTGTTAAATCAATCCCCATTATTCACTGATATCTTACAAGGGCAAGCTCCGAGAGTTGAATTTATGATAAATGACACACAATACAACAAGGGTTACTATCTAACAGATGGTATCTATACAGAGTGGGGTACATTTGTTAAAACTATCCCACTGCCTCAAGGAGggaaaagaaaattatttgccCAATGCCAAGAAGCGATACACAAAGATGTTGAGCGAGCATTCGGAGTACTTCAATCTCGTTTTGCTATTGCACGAGGACCAACACATTTTTGA
- the LOC133825792 gene encoding uncharacterized protein LOC133825792, translating to MNQKVAHFNGCYKRVQQAHHSGWFDEQILENAHQLYKSENNNSNFLLVDCWRLLKDEPKWNTVYQPKGGKRTKVSELGTFISSSNADISDDEVREVCPTGQKAAKRKGKEKKDTHTRFIEISKRKASALEKLVAIKEKEAEDNRMTKYIDYLIMDTLHMTLEQKKDHENLCTYIKNNIMKL from the coding sequence ATGAATCAAAAGGTGGCGCATTTCAATGGATGTTATAAACGAGTACAACAAGCACATCACAGTGGTTGGTTTGATGAACAAATTCTTGAGAATGCACATCAATTGTACAAATCTGAAAATAACAACTCAAATTTTCTGCTTGTGGATTGTTGGAGATTGCTCAAGGATGAGCCGAAATGGAATACAGTGTACCAACCAAAAGGTGGTAAAAGAACAAAGGTGTCAGAATTAGGGACATTTATTTCTTCTTCCAATGCAGATATCAGTGATGATGAAGTACGCGAAGTGTGCCCTACTGGCCAAAAGGCAGCAAagagaaaagggaaggaaaaaaaagacaCACATACTAGATTTATAGAGATTAGTAAACGtaaagcatctgcattggagAAATTGGTGGCGATAAAGGAGAAAGAGGCTGAAGATAATAGGATGACAAAATACATAGATTATCTCATCATGGACACATTGCATATGACTCTTGAACAAAAGAAAGATCATGAAAACTTGTGTActtatattaagaataatatcatGAAGTTGTAA